A part of Apodemus sylvaticus chromosome 19, mApoSyl1.1, whole genome shotgun sequence genomic DNA contains:
- the LOC127669355 gene encoding olfactory receptor 10A2-like isoform X2 yields the protein MSINCSLWQENSLSVKRFVFAKFSEVPGECFLLFTLILLMFLVSLTGNTLIALAICTSSALHTPMYFFLANLSLLEIGYTCSVIPKMLQSLVSEAREISREGCATQMFFFIFFVTLFYGSTSATYLRPKSSHSPEIDKLLALFYTAVTSMLNPIIYSLRNKEVKGALRRTLGLKKVLTISK from the exons ATGAGTATCAACTGCTCTCTGTGGCAAGAGAACAGTTTGTCTGTCAAACGCTTTGTATTTGCCAAGTTCTCTGAGGTCCCTGGAGAATGCTTCCTTCTGTTCACCCTCATCCTCCTCATGTTCTTAGTATCACTGACAGGAAATACACTCATAGCCCTTGCCATCTGTACCAGTTCAGCcctgcacacccccatgtacttctttctgGCCAACTTGTCTCTCCTGGAAATTGGCTACACTTGCTCTGTCATACCCAAGATGCTGCAGAGCCTTGTGAGTGAGGCCCGAGAGATCTCTCGGGAAGGATGTGCCACACAGatgtttttcttcatattctttg TCACACTCTTCTATGGCTCAACATCTGCTACCTATTTGAGGCCCAAATCTAGCCACTCACCAGAAATTGATAAACTCTTGGCCCTCTTCTACACAGCAGTGACATCCATGCTGAACCCCATCATCTATAGCTTAAGGAACAAGGAAGTTAAGGGAGCACTGAGAAGAACTCTGggactgaagaaagttctgacAATAAGTAAGTAA
- the LOC127669355 gene encoding olfactory receptor 10C1-like isoform X1, with protein sequence MVCCPFFQEMSINCSLWQENSLSVKRFVFAKFSEVPGECFLLFTLILLMFLVSLTGNTLIALAICTSSALHTPMYFFLANLSLLEIGYTCSVIPKMLQSLVSEAREISREGCATQMFFFIFFGITECCLLAAMAFDRYMAICAPLHYATRMNRGVCAHLAIVSWGMGCIVGLGQTNFIFSLNFCGPCEIDHFFCDLPPLLALACGDTSQNEAAIFVAAVLCIFSPFLLIISSYVRILVAVLLMPSPEGRHKALSTCSSHLLVVTLFYGSTSATYLRPKSSHSPEIDKLLALFYTAVTSMLNPIIYSLRNKEVKGALRRTLGLKKVLTISK encoded by the coding sequence ATGGTTTGCTGTCCTTTCTTTCAGGAGATGAGTATCAACTGCTCTCTGTGGCAAGAGAACAGTTTGTCTGTCAAACGCTTTGTATTTGCCAAGTTCTCTGAGGTCCCTGGAGAATGCTTCCTTCTGTTCACCCTCATCCTCCTCATGTTCTTAGTATCACTGACAGGAAATACACTCATAGCCCTTGCCATCTGTACCAGTTCAGCcctgcacacccccatgtacttctttctgGCCAACTTGTCTCTCCTGGAAATTGGCTACACTTGCTCTGTCATACCCAAGATGCTGCAGAGCCTTGTGAGTGAGGCCCGAGAGATCTCTCGGGAAGGATGTGCCACACAGatgtttttcttcatattctttggTATAACTGAGTGCTGCCTATTGGCAGCTATGGCCTTTGACCGTTACATGGCCATATGTGCCCCACTACACTATGCAACTCGAATGAATCGTGGTGTATGTGCCCATTTGGCAATAGTTTCGTGGGGAATGGGATGTATTGTAGGGTTGGGACAgaccaattttattttctccttgaaCTTCTGTGGACCCTGCGAGATAgaccacttcttctgtgaccttCCACCTCTCCTGGCACTTGCTTGTGGAGATACATCCCAAAATGAAGCTGCAATCTTTGTGGCAGCAGTCCTCTGCATATTTAGTCCATTTTTGCTGATCATATCTTCCTATGTCAGAATTCTGGTTGCAGTGCTGCTGATGCCTTCACCTGAGGGGCGCCATAAAGCTCTCTCCACCTGTTCCTCCCACCTACTTGTAGTCACACTCTTCTATGGCTCAACATCTGCTACCTATTTGAGGCCCAAATCTAGCCACTCACCAGAAATTGATAAACTCTTGGCCCTCTTCTACACAGCAGTGACATCCATGCTGAACCCCATCATCTATAGCTTAAGGAACAAGGAAGTTAAGGGAGCACTGAGAAGAACTCTGggactgaagaaagttctgacAATAAGTAAGTAA